CCGTAAACGACAAAGATATTCGACTGACGCTGGTTTCCACCTCTACAGAAGTCACACTGTCATGAAGGATGTAACTCCTCACTCAACACTTCCATCCTGTTTACGAGTCGTGTGACCTGATTGCCACTCAGGAACACCATGCAGGAAATAACTTAATGATTGGTCCTGGTCTAAATCTGGCAATACTGTAAGGTACATAAGAACAAATGTGGTAAAGATGAAACATTGACCTTTTCCCACTCTGAAGGCATCTATTCTCCAAGCCACTGTAATATTCCTTTGGTTGAAAAGTTTGAGGTTACATCATaactcaaaatgttttatatcatcTTGAGTCAGTTTactcatttattatttcattatcctTCTAGGAACACATGacatattttgatattcaaGAACCAAACAACCACTACACTAAATGatttatgtttaaattttaagaagcttataaaatatttgacaggatataataaaaaacaattgaaaagTCGTCACGGGACGACTTGTCTTGACTTATATTGCTTTGGCTTAAATAATTGAACAATGATGCTTCATCATTATACTCTGCTACAGCAACATCACTTTATTgccaaataaatacataatatgtATTTAATATGTACAGACATACATATTAAATACATATTCTCACACAATTTTAGAATACATTACACTAAAATGATGATGGTATGATGGTAGTACACACTTTTGAAATGATTGCTGTCAAGATACTTTGGGGAGACTTCTACACATCTTATGAGAGGATGAACTATTCCAACTAATGTGTAAAGACGGAGCAAAATAGCAAAACTATTTGTCCACAGAAGTTCTTGAGTTTGAACATAATACATTGTGactttcttatttctttaattatttTCCTGTAAAGCATGGCTACACACCCAGTAGTAATAATAGAGAGCGTCAGCTATCGTAAAATTGTGTAACTGTCTCATTGACAGTTCGCTCTCTATGACAATGGTGTTAACTGCATTCCAGTCATTGTACACTGAATACTCAGAAGAATGTCAGTCCCTGAACCAACAGGGCAAATCTGAGCAGAAAAGAGAACAAGTGACTTCTCAAGCTTGTCTTGAGAGAGGCCTTTAAAACTCCAGCAAAAAAacagagctgctctgtgttcaACATTACAGCAGCAGATTGTCGTGAGCAGCTCTGAGCTGTCAAtctgtaaaatactgtatgaatgTAAAGCAGGATTGTGCAGACACTACAAAACCACTGAAAGCGTATCGGTTTAAGATGCTGATAACTGTCTTTATTCTGTTCTGCAGCTGGAGAACTACATACAGGACAGCATGAAACAGGACATGGTACAAATCCAACAGACTGCTGTGCACAACCACACAGCCACAATGATTGAGATTGGAACAAACATACTGAGTCAAACTGCAGAGCAAACAAGGAAACTGATTAACGTGGAGGCACAGGTGAGGCTGCATTGCctgttttttaaacacacagaagtttaaaacacatactgtatatgaaaaacagatttctgAGCAAAATGTGAGTTTatcagttgttttttaatgacttgAATGTATTGGTATGTTTAATATCCTTTTTCTTTCCATAAGAAAGCCTGAGCGTGCTCTATGATACACTGCATTAAATGGTCTAGCCTCAGGGTTTTAAAAAATAGGGAAAAACAGGCATTACTGCGTCAGTTTATTATTGTGGCTACACGTCAATGACCTTATGTGAGCCAACTGTACAGCATTTCCTGTTATTAGCACACTTGTATTCCCACAGAAAGGGTCTATCAGTTTGTCACAATCAGACATCCGTCTGTTCAAAGACATCAACAGCTCCATTGGAGACACATAGCTATGATCCATGTAAACAACCTGCTTTTTGCTGAGTTCAGTTCCTCCGAACTGGGAAATTAGAGGCAAGGTCCCCTAACCCCAGAATTTAGTTCAATACGTCTGTCTGTGAAAATACATGGATTCTTGTTTCCCTAGTTCAGGTATGTCTGCTCTATTGGAATTTGGTTGTTCTTTCCTGTCACATTTTTCCGCTTTGCAAATTGCTGTTTGTGCCCGCTCGAGGTGTAAACTGAGCTGGTGTTGAACCTAATCCATTAATGGAATACAGAAAAGATTATCCAAATTATTGTGAAAAATTGCAATATGCAAAAATTATGTTAAGagtgttatgttgtttttaatactttgttctttattgttcttttttgtaTATCATCTTGTTTGTCTTGTGCCTTTTTACTCATATCCAGTCTATATATAATATTGAACATCAAAATTGAGAAATGCCTGACGCAATGGCATGAAATAGTTCTTAACTATTTTGCTGTTTATAGTAAATAAGTGTTACATAACAACATATCCTGTTTTAAGTTGTGAATAAATGACTTGATAAGGGTACAAACGTTTAAATTATCGTGGACTATTTAAAAATTGTATCTACGGGACAAAGCCTGATTTAACTGTTTTACCTTGTTCTTGTATTTCTAGGTAATTAGTCATACAACTCGACTTGAGCGACAACTTCTTGAGAATTCCTTGTCAACCAACAATTTGGAAAAACAACTAATAGtccaaacaaatgaaataaacaagttGAATGACAAAAACAGGTGAGGACTCACAATCACATGGCAACAATAGTGcgttaaaaaaagacattttataaaacacaacTGATTTTCAACccaaaaactaattaaaaaaactccataggtgtttttttaaatcagaaaacCAATTTTGAGGGTCACTAACACAGTTGTAGACTTATGCAGAAAGCAAAGGCAAAGCCCATTTCTGAATTTCTCACCTTCTTCTCACTCAGCGTCCTGGAGAAGAAGGTGGAAGAGATGGAGGAACAGAGGCAGGTGGAGCTGAAGACGCTTCGAGAAGAAAAGGAGCAGCTTCAGACTCTAATACAGAAGCAGACAGCCATCATAGGccagctggagcagcagctgctcAAAGTCTCCTCTAACAACACCGTCCTGCAGCATCAGCAACAGGAGCTGCTGGACACCGTGAACAACCTCATTCACACCCTCTCTATCGGCACAGCTCGAGGTGAGTCAACAGTATAGACCATGGGAACTCCTTTACAATATAATTACAAAAGAGAGTCAGACTAAGTATGCActcttaaccctcctgttgtcttcccgTCGACCAtgcaacttttgtcctcccAGGTCAATTTTGACTCGGGAGGACAAAAGTGCACGGGtgctataaattttaataaaacacccaaaattcaatgaaagtagtgatcattacttttacttgcaaagtgtgtggtatggaaccatcaatgtgattttcaggcaattagatgaaagaatTTGAATTTGACCTGAGGtcaacaggagggttaagtaTCATATTCAAACTGTTAAAACACCTTGACCTGTAGGCCAAGACTATGTGCGTGTTTTTCGAGGCTGTAAGGTATGATACTGCTGTTGTATTGGACAGCACAAAAGAAGGCCTGCGTCTCACTTTCAAAACAGTCACACTGAAGTAAAAGGcttttcactgaaaatattttgacatgtcacatgTAAGTAAAGCacaagtgtaaataataaaatgaatgaaggcTGAATTctatttagctgcttcagtttcagggtcctgtgCATGCCGGCTCACTGTCACAATGTTGAGACActtgaatagaaaaaaaaagacatttacaattttcctactgtgacaaatcaaaatgtctgctgtgaaaaggggcGTATGTATGTAACCTTTTTTGTCGGAAAGTGTTAAATTATGAAAAGAGGACAGGAATGCTGAACAAAGTTGTGCTGCCAAATTACCAAGACTTATTTCTTCTGCAGAGACCACAACTGCCATGATGCAGGATACTCCCACCACATACATGGACTGTGCTGCTGTCTTCAAGTCCGGAAACACCCAGAGTGGAGTCTACACTCTCACATTACCCAACACTACGCTAGAGGTTAAGGTAAAGTAACtctgtttattcatttcaaGCTGGTTTAACCTCAAAATCAGCTATAACTAGAACTTTAAAAAATAGTGCAATAATCTGTGGTACTATAGAAGAGGTTCACTCggcatgtatgtgtgcacacattaGTATAGAAGGTAAATAATGCAATGATACACGCACTTACATAACCTTGTAAATGCATAAACACTCCAGACCACTGGATCAAGTGTTCAGACACTACCAGTATTGTGTTTGAGGGCGGGgcagttaaattaaaatgttctcAGACCTCCATTAATGATGTGCATGCTTGAGCTAGAACTGTGATCTCCTTAGATACTTTTCAGCAAGTAAGACTTGGACTTCAGTTCTGTATCTCTTCACTGCAGTTATCTAAACCAAACTGAAATAAGATGCCTTTGTCAAATTATAAATGAGCATGAATTCTTTACAGAACATTGATTGTCAATTATTAATTGGGTAACCCCTTTTTTCTTTATGTCTGAAGGCTTTCTGTGACATGGAGACGGAGGGAGGTGGCTGGACAGTACTACAAAAACGCTTTGACGGGCGTGTTGACTTTCACCGTACGTGGCAAGAGTATAAAAAGGTAAACAGCTATCAAGAAGAAATTctttccttaaaaaaatataaccTAGGATACGGTTTTCATGCCAAATGCACAATGCAGTAGATGGGTTTGGTTTTCGCCATCGACTGAAAGCGTTTTAAGTGCTTGTGATTCTGCACTGTTAGAGGCAATTTCTAACATACAAGCAGAGCAAAGAAGaaggaaaatgcaaatattaacACAAGACATGATAACCATCTGCTATTCACAAACATATTGCCAGCAAagtcaacatttccaaaaaacattttttagctATTTGCCATTTTTTAGATACCAGATCTGATCACAgcatatttagcatttttgtaAATGCACATGAGACAGTGCTTATTAACTTACAATTATAGTGGAGGGGAAGGGATCTAGATGATTTCCAAAATTAAATGATTGACTAGCACTGTCTACACCAAGTAGGAGATTTATGGCCCAACAACACATTGTTGCCAAAAAATGTAAAGTCCCTACAGAGtaattattttaacataaaacattaatgtgCTGTTCTTTATTCATACCACAATGCAAGTTCAGATGAAATTTACATACTTTCCCATGAAAATATAATGATGGatgttgttttgtgtaattCAATATTTTAGTTCCAGTGAAAATAACCTTGCAATGTAGCAAAGCCATGTACAGAACATAGTTTTGTGAGTAGAAAATCTACACAACTCTATTGATGAGGTTCAACAAGGTTTAGCTTAAGGAGACCtgttatgcttttccttattttcagtcatatatataatgttacaatgttggatgctCATATTATACGTGGCCatagtgtcaaataatgaggtaaacgtatgtagaagtaatccctgtgagcaaaaagcactggcttcagactgctctgaacgctcagttcccaacagttttttcttctttcagcccgagctgacatcagctcatgatggatttctttatatgttgTCATCTGCTCCACGTACAGCGTGCCAGTTCACTGCTCCATtccactaacattatggcatttttccattttttgggAGTAGTCACACTAAGCCATGACTCAAGTTGAGCTGGCACgatgtgagtgtttttccattacaaatCCAAATAAGTAGTTCACCTGCTGGAGGTGTGCTAGTTGTCTGCACCTCTTCATCAAAcaccatcatcactgtggctgtttcagCTTGTAATATTCCTGCCTGCATTATTTccaactgatccactgaacatatagctccaaatatctcaatatgttgttgtgttgcccAGGTTTTACTAACTTTtactaacgaagctctgctaattcgatgaggaacacgtttcatttcctttaaattcttcagaaattcacaataaaagtccGTTAtctacaacaactacaacaaaagcaggaaatgttgggttttcatcagcagtaacttaacacgactccgATAcggctgcccctcagcaggcttccGAAAAGCTGTCCAATCAGAATAGAGTgtgctcatcgggaggggggtcttaaagagacaggagctaagactgcctgttagagaaggaggctgaactgaggggctgcataaagggccagtataagataaataaagagttttttgaactgtgcatcatgcaaagctactctagtggagtcccagaataaaaatataaagctggaaatgagcataacgGGTCACCTTTAAATGTTCTTGTGTGCCTTTGCAGGGGTTTGGAGAAGCTTCAGGTGAATTTTGGTTGGGAAATGAATTTGTCTCCAGACTGACAAATCAACAATCTTACAAACTAAGGATCCAGCTGAACGACTGGGAAGGAAACTCTGGATTTTCCCAATATGACCAGTTTTCTCTCGATGGTGAAGCACAGAATTACAGGTTGGTTGTATTGACAACATCAAAGACATTTTCCcttagtaataaatgtgtcagatactAGGTTgcaattatgttttgtttagtttctgcTTTGAGCCAAAATTCAATTTCTCATGTAGCTCATGTTATTAAGGACAAGCCCATCAGCCAATAATAACCACTTTTTTCAtaaaacagcactttttaaGTCTGCTATCCTGAAAACATACCAAAAACCTGATCAAGAAGCATAACTAAAGCACAGCCTCAAAACCCAAAGCCTTGCAATCATtatatgaataatttattattcagaataatgaataaattaacAACTATGTTAGCGACAACATTCAAAAGCAACAGTCCTTAAAACAAGATGCATtgccaaacaaataaaaaacagctctGAAGCATCATCTTTAGAAGAATGCTCATGTAGTGTATAACACCTAATTTCATGCATGAACATCTTCCCAAAGGTAAAAGCATAAGCGCTTTGGTTGTATCACACAACATTCTCTACAAACCTGGGTCAATTAAGCGATCAAAATAGAATGAATAATGAAGTTTAATGATTCAATCtgcaattcagtctgattatcaagTCAATTCTCTACAATTGGTTCACTGACAGttaatattatatacatatatttatctATAGTAAATACAATTGGAAAGACTAGTTTATAATCATACATACTGACTTATTTCTACTATCTACAAGTAAAACATACTATAGAAATTCCTCTGAAAGGAGGTTTTTGCTTTATAGGACTATTTACTTCCTGATAATGGTGTACTGGCATTaggccaaagaaaatgtaataaaactggCCAGCATTTGAAAAATAGGAAATACATAAAATGTCTTGGATTTCTAACATTCAGTCTGCACCTCTTGGCAATAACACAACCTTCAgaagtgttttcttttccatACATAAGCTGATTTCAAGAGTTGAATGGATATTTTCTTTGACAAACAGACCTTGAAATGCTCCAATTCAACATACTTGCATTCAGGCCTCAAGTCCACTTGAATATGACCAACGTGGTCTTTAGTGAGCTGGCTCAGTAATTCCAAATAATTCATACAaattaaaattacaaattaaatagTAAAACCTATGCCAAAATAATCTTTAAGTATCCAGTAGCAGTGTAGCTAAAGCTAAGAACTGTAAAAGTCAGTTGCCTTTTGAGGAACAGCAATTACagacttcctcctcctccttccttcatttttccttttccattCTACAGGATACACCTTAAAGGCTTCAGTGGAACAGCAGGCAAAATAAGCAGCATTGGGCAGCCAGGAAGTGATTTCAGTACAAAGGATGCAGACAACGACAAATGTGTTTGCAAATGTTCACAACTGACAACAGGGGGTAAGAAACACTCTTTTGTAAATGACTTGTGCTTTTTGCAATTGTGCTTATCAGGAAAATACAATAATGGCATCAATTTGTAATCTGCACTTTTTGCAGAACAAATTCCCACCCACCCAAATATTTCTTGGCACTTCCTCCAAAAATCTTCAAGGGCATTTTAAGGGCTCCCGCACTTTTGTGGTCAAAGGGCACAATTAGCTCAGAGTTAATCACTGATCAACTCATTAGGGAATTCAGCCTCTACAATGGCTGACATTAATAGCCTGGGAACAGAGCTTTTCCCTTTCTCCTCTTGCAGCTTAGAGGTCCTCCTCCATTCCCTTCAAAGTGACTCAGCTGCCAGAATTTTGTCTCCCTCTGTACTGGGGTCTGCCAAGGGAGCATGAAAGCATgaaaaccctaaccctatccctTTTTTTCCCATGAGGGGTCTCTCACAAGGGTCTTGCCATATGAATATTATGCACAATCATGACTTAGTGGCACTGATCCAGTAAAGAGGAATGCAGAGTCTGCCATTAAGAATATGCAGCTGCCtgtcatgaatgaaaaaaagactgaTAGATTAgatgaaaaaatgtttgaagtatctaaaaatacagaagtCCAATATAACACCAACTACTAACTAAAACTTTTACCACAGAGTTGAATCAACTCCACTCTCATACCATTCCAAAAATAAGCTTCACACGGAGTACTTTATTGCACAGTTGTTGTATTGAAttgtattaattaatattaataaataaataaataaataaatatatctgAACTGAATTAAACTGTTAAGCCCTGAATATACTTCCAAGCGGACTTGTACACGGACAGCTGCAGACACCATGGACGTGTGGTAGTTCCGTTTATACTAGTTTCTGGAGTCCGCTTGGGGGACACGTTCCACACACGCGCAGTAGATCGGCATCTATTGATCGTAGCGAGGTGGACACGCAGTCACAACAAATTGGAGGTATGTGGATGTCCACACAGAGCCAACGTATACACCCTCTGATGACAAAATTACGTCATGCGGACCCTAGCATATTCACAGACGTGGAAAGTATAACACCGGCTCTACACGAGGCCCACTAAAAATTCTTGATTCTGATAGACTAGTAGGTGTTGAATTAACTTTTAGTAACTGGGGCCTGTTGCACCAACTGATTGTAAATTCAAATTTAGCTTCAAGTGTTTACCAAGCGAAGACTTCCACATCACTAAGTTAAAACTggttgcaccacacaaactagttctACCTACATTCATAAAGGACTGGAGGCTAAGTTCTTTTTCAGCTAAGTTCATTTTTTGGCccctaaaactgttatttttggaagtAATGTTACAGTTTGTGTTGCTATAGTGACTTCCTTTTTATATAGATGCTTGTTTCTTATTGGATGGTGGTAcagatgtttcctagcaaccaATTTGCTCATTACTACTGGATTAGACATTTCttaagttttaatggtgcaGCCTAGTTACTAAGTACTTAAGAAAGACTTTACACACATACTTAGTGATGGTTTGATTATTAGGGGGGCAACAGCAGTCCAGGACAGTATAACAGTGTTAGAAGTCCAGGACAGTGTTAGTTTGCTGTTCTAAATTAATGTGCCATTAATTAAACTCTAGGAAGGCTTAGTTAAAGAGTTTGGAGCTTGGGTTATTTGTgtaaccaataaaataaaataggtaAATTGCTTCTTAGAGAGAACATTTTTGCATGAATCTGAAAATCGAAAT
This genomic interval from Thunnus thynnus chromosome 14, fThuThy2.1, whole genome shotgun sequence contains the following:
- the angpt2a gene encoding angiopoietin-2a produces the protein MKMLNVDLLVLSICLGMGTGYKKNSDAIVGKRQYQIQNGPCSYTFLLPEQENCQTQSSYNPVQKDGPGDSDESAQRLEQLEIIMENNTQWLLKLENYIQDSMKQDMVQIQQTAVHNHTATMIEIGTNILSQTAEQTRKLINVEAQVISHTTRLERQLLENSLSTNNLEKQLIVQTNEINKLNDKNSVLEKKVEEMEEQRQVELKTLREEKEQLQTLIQKQTAIIGQLEQQLLKVSSNNTVLQHQQQELLDTVNNLIHTLSIGTARETTTAMMQDTPTTYMDCAAVFKSGNTQSGVYTLTLPNTTLEVKAFCDMETEGGGWTVLQKRFDGRVDFHRTWQEYKKGFGEASGEFWLGNEFVSRLTNQQSYKLRIQLNDWEGNSGFSQYDQFSLDGEAQNYRIHLKGFSGTAGKISSIGQPGSDFSTKDADNDKCVCKCSQLTTGGWWFDACGPSNLNGMYYQQGQNSNRFNGIKWYYWKGSGYSLKSTTMMIRPADFSGSL